From one Rhopalosiphum padi isolate XX-2018 chromosome 2, ASM2088224v1, whole genome shotgun sequence genomic stretch:
- the LOC132921823 gene encoding macrophage migration inhibitory factor-like, with protein MSYTIDTNLAASQVPEGFLSGTSDFLCTLFDRPKKVIMGQLRSGQEFDFSGSTDPCLVMNLTRGSLQPGMAIDEGVIERYVAAISDYLQNALSIHKSRIMIFYYEHDMALIGNNGRTLKRIWSETGTFPSD; from the exons atgagttaCACCATTGACACAAATTTGGCAGCCAGCCAGGTGCCCGAAGGCTTTCTGTCTGGTACTTCTGACTTCCTATGCACGCTGTTCGACCGGCCCAAAAAG GTGATCATGGGTCAACTTCGATCCGGACAGGAGTTTGATTTTTCTGGATCGACCGATCCTTGCCTCGTGATGAACCTGACCAGAGGATCGCTGCAGCCAGGTATGGCAATAGACGAAGGGGTTATCGAACGATACGTGGCGGCCATCAGTGATTACCTGCAAAACGCGCTCAGCATTCACAAGTCCAG AATCATGATTTTTTACTACGAACACGATATGGCGCTGATTGGCAACAACGGAAGAACTTTGAAACGTATTTGGTCCGAAACAGGCACGTTTCCTTCAGATTGA